The following proteins are co-located in the Apium graveolens cultivar Ventura chromosome 5, ASM990537v1, whole genome shotgun sequence genome:
- the LOC141724077 gene encoding uncharacterized protein LOC141724077, protein MASTILSYTPLNFQEREITRHRIPGRLCFRPNNFQQSYKFRCTGENSNDKTSTSSSSLSSTNSQDSENNVLLKVAWYSSELLGIAASVFRPPSKNVEVPSNGRELTGGAVDRAMVVETIKDDFKRSYFVTGAVTVEAYEENCEFADPAGSFKGLGRFKRNCTNFGLLIEKSDMKLTKWENLEDKGIGHWRFSCIMSFPWKPILSATGFTEYYFDAQSGRVNRHVEHWNVPKMALLKQLLKPSKGSGTKKTADE, encoded by the exons ATGGCTAGTACCATTCTCTCATACACTCCCTTAAATTTTCAAGAACGCGAGATCACTCGACACAGAATTCCTGGCAGGCTTTGTTTTAGGCCAAATAATTTCCAACAGAGTTATAAGTTTCGATGCACCGGAGAAAATTCAAACGATAAAACTAGTACTAGTTCATCATCTTTGTCATCCACAAATTCTCAAGATTCCGAAAATAATGTACTGCTCAAGGTGGCCTGGTACAGCTCCGAGCTTCTTGGTATCGCTGCTTCTGTATTCCGGCCACCCTCGAAAAATGTTGAAGTTCCTAGTAATGGCCGTGAATTAACTGGCGGTGCAGTTGATCGTGCCATGGTTGTGGAGACGATCAAAGATGATTTCAAAAGGTCCTACTTTGTTACAG GAGCGGTAACTGTTGAAGCCTAtgaagaaaactgtgaattcgCTGATCCTGCAGGTTCTTTCAAAGGTTTAGGTCGTTTCAAAAGAAATTGTACTAACTTTGGATTGCTGATTGAAAAATCAGACATGAAGCTTACAAAGTGGGAGAATTTAGAG GACAAAGGTATTGGACACTGGCGTTTTAGTTGCATCATGTCATTTCCGTGGAAACCAATTCTTTCAG CTACTGGTTTCACTGAATACTATTTTGATGCACAATCTGGGAGAGTGAACAG GCATGTGGAGCACTGGAATGTTCCGAAAATGGCTCTGTTGAAGCAACTTCTAAAGCCTAGCAAAGGTTCGGGGACGAAGAAAACTGCAGACGAATAG